One region of Streptomyces subrutilus genomic DNA includes:
- a CDS encoding carboxylate-amine ligase — MITVGVEEEYLLVDPVTLLPAPLVDDVRATAGLGAAPIADAQEVQDELLQAQIEVATPVCEALEEVGGHLLRLRHAVASAAQANGCRIAASGAAPLRDAEPVPVTGRPRYLRMHGEARQLVDEQLICGMHVHVGIPDRETGVAVLNRLRIWLPTLLAMSANSPLWDGRATGFASWRTIIFGRWPVSGPVPRFAGFADYEARAEALLASGVIADRGQLYWQARLSENYPTVEVRCCDVQLDADEAVMLAGIVRALVATAIAEEKAGVAPVHWQPELLQAATWHAARHGLSSTLLDPDGRPRSSGDALCMLLRHIGPALEESGDLREVNSLVHRLLRRGTPADRQRRAFADGGLPAVTELITAEATAP, encoded by the coding sequence ATGATCACTGTTGGGGTCGAGGAAGAGTACTTGTTGGTCGACCCGGTGACGCTGCTCCCCGCGCCGCTCGTGGACGACGTACGCGCCACGGCCGGCCTGGGCGCGGCGCCGATCGCCGACGCGCAGGAGGTGCAGGACGAGCTCCTGCAGGCCCAGATCGAAGTCGCCACGCCGGTGTGCGAGGCCCTGGAGGAGGTGGGGGGCCACCTTCTCCGGCTGCGCCACGCGGTCGCCTCCGCGGCCCAGGCCAACGGCTGCCGCATCGCCGCATCGGGCGCCGCACCGCTGAGGGACGCCGAACCGGTCCCCGTCACCGGCAGACCGAGGTACCTGAGGATGCACGGGGAGGCCCGGCAGCTGGTCGACGAGCAGCTGATCTGCGGTATGCACGTCCATGTCGGCATTCCCGACCGGGAGACCGGAGTCGCGGTCCTGAACCGCCTTCGCATCTGGCTCCCGACGCTGCTGGCGATGTCCGCGAACTCGCCCCTGTGGGACGGGCGGGCCACCGGCTTCGCCAGCTGGCGCACGATCATCTTCGGCCGCTGGCCGGTGAGCGGGCCGGTGCCCCGTTTCGCGGGATTCGCGGACTACGAGGCCCGGGCCGAGGCGCTGCTGGCATCGGGGGTGATAGCCGACAGGGGCCAGCTGTACTGGCAGGCGAGGCTTTCGGAGAACTATCCGACGGTCGAGGTGCGCTGCTGCGACGTGCAGCTCGACGCGGACGAGGCCGTCATGCTGGCCGGGATCGTCCGCGCCCTCGTCGCCACCGCGATAGCCGAGGAGAAGGCGGGAGTGGCCCCGGTCCACTGGCAGCCCGAGCTCCTGCAAGCGGCGACGTGGCACGCGGCCCGGCACGGGCTGAGCAGCACGCTGCTGGACCCGGACGGCCGGCCCCGCAGCAGCGGGGACGCGCTGTGCATGCTCCTTCGGCACATCGGGCCCGCCCTGGAGGAGTCCGGGGACCTCCGCGAGGTGAACTCGCTGGTGCACCGCCTGCTGCGCCGGGGCACGCCCGCGGACCGCCAGCGCCGCGCCTTCGCCGACGGCGGGCTTCCGGCCGTCACCGAGCTCATCACCGCCGAGGCCACCGCGCCGTGA
- a CDS encoding SDR family oxidoreductase, whose amino-acid sequence MITPFDFSPRAAVVTGSDSGIGRAVAVRLAQAGADIGITWHRDERGARETADEVRACGRRAVVAELDLTRLPTAADVIDMLADELGGIDVLVNNAGTGTATPFVDLELDTVREVLDINLVGPLLCGQRAARRMIRQGRGGRIVNITSVHEHQPRVGAAPYCAAKGGLGLLTQVMALELAEHGITVNAVAPGEIATPMTGQEDRDVRDEARPGIPAGRPGDAREVAAVVAFLAGPDSSYVTGASWAVDGGMLRMGPMAGSHMDHHDWRRP is encoded by the coding sequence ATGATCACCCCGTTTGACTTCAGCCCCAGGGCCGCCGTGGTCACCGGCTCGGACTCGGGAATCGGACGGGCCGTCGCGGTACGGCTCGCGCAGGCGGGCGCGGACATCGGCATCACCTGGCACCGCGACGAGCGGGGAGCGCGGGAGACCGCCGACGAGGTACGGGCCTGCGGCCGTCGCGCGGTCGTGGCCGAGCTCGACCTCACCCGCCTGCCGACCGCCGCGGACGTCATCGACATGCTGGCCGACGAGCTCGGAGGCATCGACGTCCTCGTCAACAACGCGGGCACCGGTACGGCGACGCCCTTCGTCGACCTCGAACTCGACACCGTACGGGAAGTCCTCGACATCAACCTGGTCGGCCCGCTGCTCTGCGGCCAGCGGGCCGCACGCCGGATGATCCGGCAGGGCCGCGGCGGCCGGATCGTCAACATCACCTCGGTGCACGAACACCAGCCGCGCGTGGGGGCGGCTCCGTACTGCGCGGCCAAGGGCGGCCTGGGCCTGCTGACCCAGGTGATGGCCCTCGAACTGGCCGAGCACGGCATCACCGTCAACGCCGTCGCCCCCGGGGAGATCGCCACCCCCATGACCGGCCAGGAGGACCGGGACGTCCGCGACGAGGCCAGGCCGGGCATCCCGGCCGGCCGCCCCGGCGACGCGCGGGAGGTGGCGGCCGTGGTCGCCTTCCTCGCGGGCCCGGACTCCTCGTACGTGACCGGGGCGTCCTGGGCGGTCGACGGGGGCATGCTGCGGATGGGGCCCATGGCGGGATCGCACATGGACCACCACGACTGGCGTCGCCCCTGA
- a CDS encoding PRC-barrel domain-containing protein: MSEEGIWGYHPNAGYRMGIDLVGYKVEATDGSIGKIDKHSEDVGTSHLVVDTGVWIFGKHVLLPAGTITRIDAAEQKVYVDRSREEIKNAPAFDEAKYGGGPGYLEQFARYYNQPHM; this comes from the coding sequence ATGAGCGAGGAAGGCATCTGGGGCTACCACCCGAACGCCGGATACCGGATGGGGATCGACCTCGTCGGCTACAAGGTCGAGGCCACCGACGGCAGCATCGGGAAGATCGACAAGCATTCGGAGGACGTCGGCACCTCACACCTCGTCGTCGACACCGGTGTCTGGATCTTCGGCAAGCACGTCCTGCTTCCGGCCGGCACCATCACGCGCATCGACGCGGCCGAGCAGAAGGTCTACGTCGACCGGAGCAGGGAAGAGATCAAGAACGCCCCCGCATTCGACGAAGCCAAGTACGGCGGCGGACCCGGCTATCTGGAGCAGTTCGCCCGGTACTACAACCAGCCCCACATGTAG
- a CDS encoding flavin reductase family protein, which translates to MGKLDAFTEVLDYPMYVVTTAAGDQRAGCLVGFASQCSIDPPRFMVWLSKANRTYRIARQASHLAVHTLRKDQKRTADLFGSRTGDDDVDKFADIAWRPSPHGASPLLDDACAWFVGRIEELIDGGDHVGFLLSPVEQSPPGPTRPPLLLLGDVQDLTPGHPA; encoded by the coding sequence GTGGGAAAGCTGGATGCGTTCACCGAGGTGCTCGACTATCCGATGTACGTGGTGACGACGGCGGCCGGGGACCAGCGGGCCGGCTGCCTGGTGGGCTTCGCCTCCCAGTGCTCGATCGACCCGCCCCGCTTCATGGTGTGGCTCTCCAAGGCCAACCGTACGTACCGGATCGCACGGCAGGCGTCCCACCTGGCGGTGCACACGCTGCGCAAGGACCAGAAGCGGACGGCGGACCTCTTCGGGAGCCGGACCGGCGACGACGACGTCGACAAGTTCGCGGACATCGCCTGGCGGCCTTCGCCCCACGGGGCCTCGCCGCTCCTGGATGACGCGTGCGCCTGGTTCGTGGGGCGGATCGAGGAGCTGATCGACGGCGGCGACCACGTCGGATTCCTGCTCTCGCCCGTCGAGCAGAGCCCGCCCGGCCCCACGCGGCCGCCGCTGCTGCTCCTCGGCGACGTCCAGGACCTCACACCCGGGCACCCGGCCTGA
- a CDS encoding cofilin family protein, whose protein sequence is MSSPTNLSQEGVDALRHLRGRREVNTVILRHRDTPQALAVELEGNLTHDELLQALPSDEARLVVHELSFATREGMRRHETLLILWVPVGAAGREEESYTVGYTALKELLGDVHVHLTARRPDQLDYRRLVALAG, encoded by the coding sequence GTGAGCAGCCCGACCAACCTGTCACAAGAAGGCGTTGATGCCCTGCGACACCTGAGGGGCAGGCGCGAGGTCAATACCGTGATCCTGCGCCACAGGGACACTCCTCAGGCGCTGGCAGTGGAGCTGGAGGGCAACCTGACCCATGACGAGCTGCTCCAGGCCTTGCCGTCGGACGAGGCGCGCCTGGTCGTCCACGAGCTGTCCTTCGCCACGCGGGAGGGCATGCGCAGGCACGAAACGCTGTTGATCTTGTGGGTGCCGGTGGGCGCCGCCGGCCGCGAGGAGGAGTCCTACACGGTCGGCTATACCGCCCTGAAGGAACTCCTCGGGGACGTTCACGTCCACCTCACGGCCAGGCGGCCGGACCAGCTGGACTACCGAAGGCTGGTCGCCCTCGCTGGATGA
- a CDS encoding SRPBCC family protein: MSQVKESIEVDVPVRTAYDQWTQFESFPQFMDGVERIEQRTDTLTHWVTKVSGVEREFDAEITEQIPDTKVAWVTVGGESEQSGLVTFQPIDPSHTRVTLMMDFDPEGMAENIGDKLGFVDRQVKGDLKRFKHFIEDRGSATGAWRGEV, from the coding sequence ATGTCGCAGGTCAAGGAGTCCATCGAGGTCGACGTACCCGTCCGGACCGCGTACGACCAGTGGACACAGTTCGAGTCGTTCCCGCAGTTCATGGACGGCGTCGAGCGGATCGAGCAGCGCACGGACACGCTCACGCACTGGGTGACGAAGGTCAGTGGTGTGGAGCGGGAGTTCGACGCGGAGATCACCGAGCAGATTCCGGACACCAAGGTGGCCTGGGTGACCGTCGGTGGCGAGAGCGAGCAGTCGGGCCTGGTGACCTTCCAGCCCATCGACCCCTCTCACACGCGGGTCACGCTGATGATGGACTTCGACCCGGAGGGGATGGCGGAGAACATCGGCGACAAGCTCGGTTTCGTCGACCGGCAGGTCAAGGGCGACCTGAAGCGCTTCAAGCACTTCATCGAGGACCGCGGCTCGGCCACCGGGGCATGGCGCGGGGAGGTCTGA
- a CDS encoding isoamylase early set domain-containing protein, translating into MLERKRLKGRTHVTFILPEHTPDGPVSVVGDFNHWNPAAPPLESRGDGTRAATVALPSHSAHSFRYLATGDHWFDDEHADSHDGVNSRIHT; encoded by the coding sequence ATGCTCGAACGCAAGCGGCTCAAGGGCCGTACCCACGTCACGTTCATCCTCCCCGAGCACACCCCGGACGGGCCGGTCAGCGTCGTCGGCGACTTCAACCACTGGAACCCCGCCGCCCCCCCCCTGGAGTCCCGCGGCGACGGCACCCGCGCCGCGACCGTCGCGCTGCCCTCCCACAGCGCCCACTCCTTCCGCTACCTCGCGACCGGGGACCACTGGTTCGACGACGAGCACGCCGACAGCCACGACGGCGTCAACAGCCGCATCCACACCTGA
- a CDS encoding catalase encodes MTTKKQSVADIPENEIPGKPGPQSPSVAEPTEPTEPLPPKPDQDGPDTVGPTGQPTGADQARVAQSGAYLTTAQGTRLPDTDHSLKAGARGPVLLQDHHLREKITHFDHERIPERVVHARGAAAHGVFQGYGTAGEVSKAAFLAKDVETPVFVRFSTVLGSRGSADTVRDTRGFATKFYTDEGVFDLVGNNIPVFFIQDAIKFPDIIHAGKPHPDREIPQAQSAHDTFWDFVSLHTEATHHTLWNMSDRGIPRSYRMMEGFGVHTFRLVNAADESVLVKFHWKPKLGVHSLVWEEAQMIAGVDPDFHRRDLFDAIESGAFPQWELGIQVFPDTPEQTFEGIDLLDPTKIVPEELSPVQPIGLMTLNANTKNYFAETEQVAFHPGHLVPGIDVTDDPLLAGRLFSYLDTQISRLGGPNFAQIPINRPHAPVNDMLRDGMHQTAVHTGVAPYRPNSLDGGCPFLAGADTGAFIETPVQVPAASKVREAPASFADHFSQPRLFWLSMTPTEREHIVAAYTFELNKCYEQAVKERTLQVLANIDPQLCEQVAAGLGLPAPAASVSLVTADPSPALSQVGGTWPVDGRVIGIIADAAADLDGVRTARQAVLDAGMVPLVIAPTGGTLDSGGDPIGIQRTFATARSVEFDALVLAGVPQAGADAYGARDAKAGTALPPKAPDPRVLLLVTEAYRHGKAIGGWNGAERLLESAGITTAEPGVAVSDSGAAVVDALATALGEHRAWDRFPAAV; translated from the coding sequence ATGACGACGAAGAAGCAGTCAGTGGCCGACATCCCCGAGAACGAGATCCCGGGCAAGCCCGGCCCGCAGTCGCCGTCCGTGGCCGAGCCCACGGAGCCCACGGAGCCCCTTCCCCCGAAGCCCGACCAGGACGGCCCCGACACGGTCGGCCCGACCGGACAGCCGACGGGCGCGGACCAGGCACGCGTGGCGCAGAGCGGCGCATACCTCACGACAGCCCAGGGCACGCGGCTGCCCGACACGGATCACTCCCTGAAGGCCGGAGCGCGCGGCCCGGTGCTGCTCCAGGACCACCATCTCCGCGAGAAGATCACCCACTTCGACCACGAGCGGATCCCGGAGCGGGTCGTCCACGCGCGCGGCGCCGCCGCGCACGGCGTCTTCCAGGGTTACGGCACGGCCGGCGAGGTGTCCAAGGCCGCGTTCCTCGCCAAGGACGTGGAGACGCCCGTGTTCGTACGGTTCTCCACGGTCCTCGGCTCGCGCGGCTCGGCCGACACGGTGCGCGACACCCGCGGGTTCGCGACGAAGTTCTACACCGACGAGGGCGTCTTCGACCTGGTCGGGAACAACATCCCGGTGTTCTTCATCCAGGACGCGATCAAGTTCCCCGACATCATCCACGCCGGCAAGCCGCATCCGGACCGCGAGATCCCGCAGGCGCAGAGCGCGCACGACACCTTCTGGGACTTCGTGTCCCTGCACACCGAAGCCACCCACCACACGCTCTGGAACATGTCCGACCGGGGCATCCCCCGCTCCTACCGGATGATGGAGGGCTTCGGCGTCCACACCTTCCGCCTCGTCAACGCGGCCGACGAGAGCGTGCTGGTGAAGTTCCACTGGAAGCCGAAGCTGGGCGTGCACTCCCTGGTCTGGGAGGAAGCGCAGATGATCGCGGGTGTCGACCCCGACTTCCACCGCCGGGACCTGTTCGACGCCATCGAGTCCGGTGCCTTCCCGCAGTGGGAGCTGGGCATCCAGGTCTTCCCCGACACCCCGGAGCAGACCTTCGAGGGCATCGACCTCCTCGACCCCACCAAGATCGTTCCCGAGGAGCTCTCCCCCGTTCAGCCGATCGGTCTGATGACTCTGAACGCCAACACCAAGAACTACTTCGCCGAGACGGAGCAGGTCGCCTTCCACCCCGGTCACCTGGTCCCGGGCATCGACGTCACCGACGACCCGCTGCTCGCAGGCCGGCTCTTCTCCTACCTCGACACGCAGATCAGCCGGCTCGGCGGCCCCAACTTCGCGCAGATCCCCATCAACCGGCCGCACGCCCCCGTCAACGACATGCTCCGTGACGGGATGCACCAGACCGCCGTCCACACGGGCGTCGCCCCGTACCGGCCCAACAGCCTCGACGGCGGCTGTCCCTTCCTCGCCGGAGCCGACACGGGCGCCTTCATCGAGACGCCCGTGCAGGTCCCCGCGGCGAGCAAGGTCCGTGAGGCGCCCGCCTCGTTCGCGGACCACTTCTCGCAGCCGCGCCTGTTCTGGCTCAGCATGACCCCGACCGAGCGCGAGCACATCGTCGCCGCCTACACGTTCGAACTGAACAAGTGCTACGAGCAGGCCGTCAAGGAACGCACCCTGCAGGTCCTGGCGAACATCGATCCACAGCTGTGCGAACAGGTCGCCGCGGGCCTGGGCCTGCCGGCCCCCGCCGCCTCCGTGTCGCTCGTGACGGCCGATCCCAGCCCCGCGCTCTCCCAGGTGGGCGGGACCTGGCCGGTCGACGGCCGTGTGATCGGCATCATCGCGGACGCAGCGGCCGACCTGGACGGCGTGAGGACGGCCCGGCAGGCCGTCCTGGACGCCGGCATGGTGCCCCTCGTCATCGCCCCGACGGGCGGCACCCTCGACTCGGGCGGCGATCCGATCGGCATTCAGCGGACCTTCGCCACCGCCCGGTCCGTGGAGTTCGACGCGCTCGTGCTGGCCGGGGTGCCCCAGGCCGGCGCGGACGCGTACGGCGCCCGCGATGCCAAGGCCGGCACCGCCCTGCCCCCCAAGGCCCCCGACCCGCGCGTACTGCTGCTCGTCACCGAGGCGTACCGGCACGGCAAGGCCATCGGCGGCTGGAACGGCGCGGAGCGGCTCCTCGAGAGCGCCGGGATCACGACGGCGGAACCGGGCGTCGCCGTCTCCGACAGCGGCGCCGCCGTCGTGGACGCGCTCGCGACGGCGCTGGGCGAGCACCGGGCCTGGGACCGGTTCCCGGCCGCCGTCTGA
- a CDS encoding SDR family oxidoreductase, with protein sequence MSSKEAPRDPDPVTRYPRPPFPDQEQDHPGSTEEMDPRPDHGEDSYQGHDALLDRAAVVTGGDSGIGRAVCLAFAREGADVVFTHLPEETDEAEETARLVREAGRKAVPVPCDIRDEAQCTALIDRAVSELDRVDILVNNAAYQMSQPDGIEAITTEQFDRVMKTNLYGMFWLTRAALAHMPRGGSVINTTSVQGYQPSPHLLDYAMTKSAIISFTHGLAQMVAERGIRVNAVAPGPVWTPLIPATMPDPTEFGEQSPLGRPAQPAEMAPAFVFLASPQAGYITGEIVNATGGQPLR encoded by the coding sequence ATGTCATCCAAGGAAGCACCCCGCGATCCCGACCCCGTCACCCGCTACCCGCGCCCCCCGTTCCCCGACCAGGAGCAGGACCACCCCGGCTCGACCGAGGAGATGGATCCGCGGCCGGACCACGGTGAGGACTCCTACCAGGGGCACGACGCACTCCTCGACCGGGCGGCCGTGGTCACGGGCGGCGATTCGGGGATCGGCAGGGCCGTGTGCCTGGCCTTCGCCCGGGAGGGCGCCGACGTCGTCTTCACCCATCTGCCCGAAGAGACGGACGAGGCCGAGGAGACCGCCCGCCTGGTCCGCGAGGCGGGGCGCAAGGCCGTACCCGTCCCCTGCGACATCCGCGACGAGGCCCAGTGCACGGCGCTCATCGACCGGGCCGTGAGCGAGCTGGACCGGGTCGACATCCTCGTCAACAACGCCGCTTACCAGATGTCCCAGCCCGACGGGATCGAGGCGATCACCACGGAGCAGTTCGACCGGGTGATGAAGACAAACCTGTACGGGATGTTCTGGCTGACCCGCGCGGCCCTCGCCCACATGCCGCGCGGCGGCTCGGTCATCAACACGACCTCCGTGCAGGGCTACCAGCCCAGCCCCCACCTGCTCGACTACGCGATGACGAAGTCGGCGATCATCTCGTTCACCCACGGACTGGCGCAGATGGTCGCCGAGCGCGGCATCCGCGTCAACGCCGTCGCACCCGGCCCCGTGTGGACGCCGCTGATCCCCGCGACGATGCCGGACCCGACGGAGTTCGGCGAGCAGTCGCCCCTGGGCCGGCCGGCCCAGCCGGCGGAGATGGCGCCCGCCTTCGTGTTCCTGGCCTCGCCCCAGGCCGGCTACATCACCGGGGAGATCGTCAACGCCACCGGCGGCCAGCCGCTGCGCTGA
- a CDS encoding magnesium and cobalt transport protein CorA, giving the protein MECVVYEEKSGRSETVECGLDDEACRLVLKRLRGLGDGEFGWVRLVDPAEEEVVQLAAELGLHPLAVEDAVQARQRPKRERFGEVLAVALKTLWYVEEEAAVETGELMLFVGPRYILTVRHGQADPTAEAARRLETDPSMLRFGPLAVLHAVLDVVVDAYSEAAETVRAALDRLEDRVFSSSRVDHTEDIYSLKREVREFRDAVQPLVPVLPGLLGGLSEVDRPAKVLPYFRDVADHLNRTDTEVRTLDELLNSVLDAQQARVGTWQNDDMRRISAWAAIFAVPTMVAGVYGMNFEHMPELGWSYGYPLAVGLMAAASGFLYRSFRRNGWL; this is encoded by the coding sequence ATGGAATGCGTGGTGTACGAGGAGAAGTCGGGCCGGTCGGAGACGGTCGAGTGCGGCCTGGACGACGAGGCGTGCCGACTGGTGCTGAAGCGGCTGCGAGGGCTGGGCGACGGCGAATTCGGCTGGGTGCGCCTGGTCGACCCGGCCGAGGAGGAGGTCGTGCAGCTCGCCGCCGAGCTGGGCCTGCACCCCCTGGCCGTCGAGGACGCCGTGCAGGCGCGCCAGCGGCCGAAACGGGAGCGCTTCGGCGAGGTGCTGGCCGTCGCGCTGAAGACCCTCTGGTACGTAGAGGAGGAAGCGGCCGTCGAGACGGGGGAGTTGATGCTCTTCGTCGGCCCCCGTTACATCCTCACCGTCCGACACGGACAGGCGGACCCGACGGCCGAGGCGGCCCGCCGGCTGGAGACCGACCCGTCGATGCTGCGCTTCGGCCCCCTGGCGGTGCTCCACGCGGTCCTCGACGTCGTCGTCGACGCCTACAGCGAGGCCGCCGAGACGGTGCGCGCCGCGCTCGACCGGCTGGAGGACCGCGTCTTCTCGTCCTCGCGCGTCGACCACACCGAGGACATCTACTCGCTGAAACGCGAGGTCCGCGAGTTCCGGGACGCCGTACAACCCCTCGTCCCGGTCCTGCCCGGCCTGCTGGGCGGTCTGAGCGAGGTGGACCGCCCCGCGAAGGTCCTGCCGTACTTCCGCGACGTGGCCGATCATCTGAACCGCACCGACACCGAGGTGCGCACCCTCGACGAGCTGCTCAACTCGGTCCTCGACGCCCAGCAGGCCCGGGTGGGCACCTGGCAGAACGACGACATGCGGCGCATCTCCGCCTGGGCCGCGATCTTCGCGGTACCGACCATGGTCGCGGGCGTCTACGGGATGAACTTCGAGCACATGCCGGAACTCGGCTGGAGCTACGGCTACCCCCTCGCCGTAGGCCTCATGGCAGCGGCATCGGGCTTCCTCTACCGATCCTTCCGCCGCAACGGCTGGCTCTGA
- a CDS encoding YihY/virulence factor BrkB family protein, with protein MTPPPNQDHGRDREHDQTDDQTKRNADAGPSEQVEERAPDQPSDLPARSWKAVLRGTVKEFQNDELGDRAAALTYYGVLALFPALLVLISLLGLAGPSTIERLLDNVQQLTPGAARDVITNAVEQLQGHSGIGSLMAIVGLVVALWSASGYVAAFIRSANAVYDVPEGRPVWKVLPLRVALTVTLMVLACAGGLIVVFTGGLARRAGTALGIGDSALTVWSIAKWPVLVLLVTMMIALLYWAAPNAKGRGFRWVTPGSLLALLIWMIASGGFAFYVANFGSYNKTYGTIAGVIVFLIWLWITNLAILLGLEFDAELARQRAIAGGLPEDQEPYVEPRETRAWSDEDRRRMEQ; from the coding sequence ATGACGCCCCCACCGAACCAAGACCACGGCCGCGACCGGGAACACGACCAGACGGACGACCAGACGAAGCGGAACGCCGACGCGGGTCCGAGCGAGCAGGTCGAGGAGCGGGCTCCTGACCAGCCCTCGGACCTGCCCGCACGCTCCTGGAAGGCGGTCCTGCGCGGCACGGTCAAGGAGTTCCAGAACGACGAGCTGGGCGATCGCGCAGCGGCCCTGACCTACTACGGCGTGCTCGCGCTCTTCCCCGCCCTCCTGGTCCTCATCTCCCTGCTGGGACTGGCCGGACCGTCGACGATCGAGCGGCTGCTGGACAACGTGCAGCAGCTGACGCCCGGGGCCGCCCGGGACGTGATCACGAACGCGGTCGAGCAACTGCAGGGCCACAGCGGCATCGGGTCCCTGATGGCGATCGTCGGCCTCGTGGTGGCGCTGTGGTCCGCGTCCGGCTACGTGGCGGCGTTCATCCGCTCCGCGAACGCCGTATACGACGTGCCCGAGGGCCGCCCGGTGTGGAAAGTGCTGCCGCTGCGCGTGGCACTCACCGTGACGCTGATGGTCCTCGCCTGCGCCGGCGGGCTGATCGTCGTCTTCACCGGAGGACTGGCACGGCGGGCGGGCACCGCCCTGGGGATCGGCGACAGCGCGCTGACGGTGTGGTCGATCGCGAAATGGCCGGTGCTGGTGCTCCTCGTCACGATGATGATCGCGCTCCTGTACTGGGCGGCGCCCAACGCCAAGGGCCGCGGGTTCAGGTGGGTGACACCGGGCAGTCTGCTGGCCCTGCTGATCTGGATGATCGCCTCGGGCGGATTCGCCTTCTACGTCGCGAACTTCGGCTCCTACAACAAGACGTACGGCACGATCGCCGGTGTGATCGTCTTCCTGATCTGGTTGTGGATCACCAACCTCGCGATCCTCCTCGGGCTGGAGTTCGACGCGGAGCTGGCCCGCCAGCGTGCGATCGCCGGCGGCCTCCCCGAGGACCAGGAACCGTACGTCGAGCCCCGCGAAACCCGTGCCTGGAGCGACGAGGACCGCCGCCGTATGGAGCAGTGA
- a CDS encoding DUF6479 family protein, translating to MIPTEILAAEAQGSLFLILAGVAVVVLLLGAFWYGSRRSARRKAPAQPADQNPVARGREDSWQTPDDSTSGQGPRA from the coding sequence ATGATTCCTACCGAAATTCTCGCGGCCGAAGCCCAAGGATCGCTTTTCCTCATCCTCGCCGGCGTGGCGGTGGTCGTCCTTCTGCTCGGCGCGTTCTGGTACGGCAGCCGCCGCAGCGCACGGCGCAAGGCCCCGGCCCAGCCGGCCGACCAGAATCCCGTGGCGCGTGGGCGTGAGGACTCCTGGCAGACGCCGGACGACAGCACCAGCGGCCAGGGGCCGCGCGCGTGA
- a CDS encoding HemK2/MTQ2 family protein methyltransferase, with protein sequence MALPGVYQPQSDTLLLAEALAQEKLGPRTDALEIGTGTGALALHAAGRGARVTAVDVSWRAVVTARLNSLRRRLPLRVLHGDFEERTAGRRFDLVVTNPPYVPAPGAGLPSHGPERAWDAGPDGRGVIDRICASAPALLRPGGVLLMVHSGMCGAEETLERLAGGGLAAEVTARASVPWGPVLRSRRQWLEQQGLAAEAEEWEELVIIRAESD encoded by the coding sequence ATGGCCCTGCCGGGCGTCTACCAGCCCCAGTCGGACACCCTGCTCCTCGCCGAAGCGCTCGCCCAGGAGAAGCTCGGGCCGCGCACCGACGCTCTGGAGATCGGTACGGGTACCGGCGCCCTGGCCCTGCACGCCGCGGGCAGAGGCGCCCGGGTCACCGCGGTGGACGTCTCGTGGCGCGCCGTGGTCACGGCGCGGTTGAACTCCCTGCGCCGCCGGCTGCCCCTGCGCGTCCTGCACGGCGACTTCGAGGAACGCACCGCCGGGCGCCGCTTCGACCTGGTCGTCACGAATCCGCCGTACGTCCCCGCCCCGGGGGCCGGGCTCCCGTCGCACGGCCCGGAACGGGCCTGGGACGCCGGCCCCGACGGGCGCGGCGTCATCGACCGGATCTGCGCGAGCGCCCCGGCCCTGCTGCGTCCCGGGGGCGTCCTGCTCATGGTGCACTCGGGCATGTGCGGGGCGGAGGAGACCCTCGAGCGCCTGGCCGGTGGAGGGCTGGCCGCCGAGGTCACCGCGCGGGCCTCCGTGCCGTGGGGCCCCGTCCTGCGCTCGCGGCGGCAGTGGCTGGAGCAGCAGGGTCTGGCGGCGGAAGCCGAGGAATGGGAAGAGTTGGTGATCATCCGTGCCGAGTCCGACTGA